In the genome of Pelodiscus sinensis isolate JC-2024 chromosome 3, ASM4963464v1, whole genome shotgun sequence, one region contains:
- the LOC142827520 gene encoding uncharacterized protein LOC142827520, giving the protein MGNKQEELELLTNKYNYDIIGITETWWDGTHDWNVGMEGYGLLRKDRQGKKGGGVALYIKNVHTWTEVEMNVGDSCVESLWVKLKGVKNEGDIMLGVYYRPPSQVEEVDEAFFKQLTKLSKAQDLVVMGDFNYPDICWETNTARHRLSNKFLDCIGDNFLFQKVEKATRGEAVLDLVLTNREELVENLKVEDSIGDSDHEIIEFMILRKGRRETSTIEVMDFRKADFDKLRELVGKVPWEARLKGKTTEESWKYFKGTLLRAQKQTIPLCRKDRKYGKRPAWLNKEILHDLKIKKESHKKWKLGQITKDEYRQATRECRGKIRKAKAQNEIKLATGIKGNKKTFYKYIKSKRKTKDRVGPLLSEEGEAVTGNLEMAEMLNDFFVSVFTEKSGGVPNIVNTSRERVSLEDRIHKEQVKNHLGKLDVSKSPGPDEMHPRILKELIEEVSEPLAMIFEKSWQTGEIPEDWKRANIVPIYKKGNKNNPGNYRPVSLTSVPGKIMEQVIKEIICKHLEGNKVIGNSQHGFVKNKSCQTNLIAFFDKITSLVDKGEAVDVIYLDFSKAFDTVSHDILIDKLGKYNLDRATIRWVHNWLDNRSQRVVVNGSKSCWKGITSGVPQGSVLGPILFNIFINDVDIGIESTLIKFADDTKLGGVATSLEDRDRIQNDLSKLEK; this is encoded by the coding sequence atgggtaataagcaggaagaactggaattgctaaccaataaatacaactatgatatcattggtattacagaaacctggtgggatgggacgcatgattggaatgttggtatggaagggtacggcttgctcaggaaggacagacagggaaaaaagggaggaggggttgccttgtatattaaaaatgtacacacttggactgaagtggagatgaatgtaggagatagctgtgtagagagtctctgggttaagctaaaaggggtaaaaaacgagggtgatatcatgctaggagtctactacaggccacctagccaggtggaagaggtggatgaggccttttttaaacaattaacaaaactatccaaagcccaagatttggtggtgatgggggacttcaactatccagacatatgttgggaaactaacacagcgaggcacaggctatccaataagtttctggactgcattggagacaactttctgtttcagaaggttgaaaaagctaccagaggagaagctgttctggatttggttttaacaaatagggaggaactagttgagaacttgaaagtggaagacagtataggggacagtgatcacgaaataatagagttcatgatattaaggaaaggtagaagggagaccagcacaattgaggtaatggatttcaggaaggcagattttgataagctcagagaacttgtaggtaaggtcccatgggaagcaagactgaagggaaaaacaactgaggagagttggaagtatttcaaagggacgttgttaagggcccaaaagcaaacaattccgctgtgtaggaaagatagaaaatatggcaaaagaccagcttggcttaacaaggagatcttgcatgatctcaaaataaaaaaggagtctcataaaaaatggaaattaggacaaataacaaaggatgaatataggcaagcaacacgggaatgcaggggcaagattagaaaggcaaaggcacaaaatgagatcaaattagctacaggcataaagggaaacaagaagaccttttataaatacattaaaagcaagaggaagaccaaggacagggtaggcccactgcttagtgaggagggagaagcagtaacaggaaacttggaaatggcggagatgctcaatgacttctttgtttcggtcttcaccgagaagtctggaggtgtgcctaacatagtgaatacaagcagagagagggtaagtttagaagataggatacacaaagaacaagttaaaaatcacttaggaaagttagatgtcagcaagtcaccaggtcctgatgaaatgcatcccaggatactcaaggagctgatagaggaggtatctgagcctttagctatgatctttgaaaaatcatggcagacaggggagattccagaagactggaaaagggcaaatattgtgcccatctataaaaaggggaataagaacaacccaggaaactatagaccggtcagtttaacgtctgtcccagggaagataatggagcaggtaattaaggaaatcatatgcaaacacttggaaggtaataaagtgatagggaatagccagcatgggtttgtgaagaacaagtcatgccaaactaatctgatagctttctttgataagataacgagccttgtggataagggagaagcggtggatgtcatatacctagactttagtaaggcatttgatacggtctcgcatgatattcttattgataaactaggcaaatataacttagatagggccacgataaggtgggtgcataattggctggataaccgtagtcagagagtggttgttaacggttctaaatcctgctggaaagggataacaagtggagttcctcaagggtctgttttgggacccatactgttcaatatcttcatcaatgatgtagatattgggatagagagtacgcttattaagtttgcagatgataccaaactgggtggggttgcaacttctttggaagatagggacagaattcaaaatgaccttagcaagttagagaaatag